AGTGCTGAGTTTGTGGACTTCTACCCTCTCTGCACATAGTatgtcacattttgctgtgtatgtggCCTTGGGCCTGCCAAGAGTGGCCAAGCTGACCTTTGTCCTCCATCACAATATTAAGACCactagtattaatgttgtggctgatatgTGTTCTGTATGATATGTATCTGACCTACAATACCagaagcaacttggggttcaataTCTTGCTGAGGACAGTTCAACATGTAGCCAAAAAAAGCTGTTATCAGCATCATATTGTAAAGCactgacatatttatttatttatttttgtccttttggttgatcccgtgagttcagggtcaccacagcggatcattgtccgcatgttgatttggcacagtttctacgctggatacccttcctgactcaaccctccccactttctaccgggctttgactggcactacacagctggggataggAAAGAGTTGTtgcgggttcagtgtcttgcccagagatactGGGCACACATATatagggatcgaaccactgaccgtGAACGACTGCctataccaactgagctacattcGCCCACATTGTAAAGCACTGACATTCAAACtatggtttgtttcttttccttttttgtgtgtgacagctATGAAATCATCACAGTGAAGGACACGAGCTGGACAGTGGTCAGTCCCATCGTCTTCACATACAAGGTGACTGAGACTCGGGATTTGCTGGACCCAAACAATGACACACTTCTGCTTGGTCACATCACCGACCCTCAGCAGCTTGAGGAAATTAAAAACTCAAACAAGCCACTTAAACGCTTTATTGTTGTTGACCAAGAAGTCTACAAAATCTACGGTCCCAAGCTGACTGAGTACTTCGAGTCCAACAATGTCCTGTGTAAGGTCTTGGCCCTACCCACCACTGAGGAGAACAAATCAATGGAAGTGGCCTTGACTATCCTAGAAGAGGTCAACAACTTCTCCCTCGACCGCCGCACAGAGCCCATCATTGCCATCGGTGGAGGTGTCTGCCTGGATATCGTGGGTCTGGCTGCCTCGCTCTACAGGAGACGAACTCCTTACATCAGGGTTCCAACCACACTGCTCTCCTACATTGATGCTAGCGTGGGAGCAAAGACAGGGGTCAACTTTGCAAACTGCAAGAACAAGCTGGGTGCCTACATTCCTCCAACTGCTGTCTTCCTGGACCTGTCCTTCATACAAACACTTCCTCGAAGACACATCTGCAACGGGCTGGCAGAGATGTTGAAGGTACATTAAAGCCTTGATATGTATTGATATGATATTTACTTGCTGGGGAATGATAACGTAAGTAACTTGATACACTCTGACAGTTGTTTTTCATATAATTAGTTTTGCGattaaagatgtgttttttgtttgttctgttcttttcagATGGCCTTGATGAAGCACAGAGGCCTCTTTGAGCTCCTCGAGAACTACGGCCGTATGCTGTTAGACACTAAATTCCAGGATGATAAAGGTGTATATGGGCAAAGCGGTTTACAGGCATCACAGGCAACTCGTATAGCCATCACCACCATGCTGGAGGAGCTTGCCCCTAACCTTTGGGAAGACGACCTGAACAGACTTGTGGACTTTGGACACCTTATAAGTCCGGCATTAGAGATGGTAATTAGTCCCTAAACTTATTTATTTGATGACACATGCTATagtacataaaaacacaaatcaggaTCTGCACTCTAGGACACTCATGACATCCAGTTTAGAGATCGGGTATAACGTTTTTAcatgttcattcatttttggTAAGGAATAATCACATCCTCCCTTATTTCTCATTTAGAAAGTTCTACCATCTCTGCTACATGGTGAAGCAGTGAATATCGACATGTGTTACATGGTTTACGTTTCTCAAGAGAGCGGCCTGTtgactgaagaagaaaaacaaaggattGTCAGCTGCATGGTCGGCCTGGAGCTGCCTGTGTGGCATGAGGGATGTACCATGGAGCTCATACAGAAGTCTATGCAAGACAGACTGAAGCATTCTGGAGGCCTGGTCAGAATGCCGCTGCCTGTTGGTCTTGGGAAAGCAGGTAAGAATCCCCAGGGGAACAtttactcaaaaactgtacttaattacacattttaaggTACTTCACTGGAGtattttcctaaaatgttaTCTTTACTTTTATTCTACTGCATCTCAAagtgaaatgtactttttactccactgctTATttggcaataaataaaaagtgctaCTTTTTATTGAATGTGCTTAAAAAATATATCCATctaataaatgattaatcagTCGCCAGTACATAAAGTAGGTTCAAATCAACTCCACTTTGCCAACTctactgtttgtgtttcacaccaGGTTACTGGGTAACTGCAAGATTGTTGTTAATTGTTATGTACTTGTACAACTTTAACAACATTAAATACACTGCTGTACAATGtacatacattgttttcttagtgaatTACTATGAAACTAAAGTTTACAGCATGTATTTTTTTAGGCGAGTACTTctactttgtttctttgtttgtgtacCTCTACCACCTTTGAGTAATCACTAGTGTGATTAGCATTGGAGGTGCGTCCGAACTGATTAAAATTTCTCAGTAACGACAcgcaaatttaaaataagtagGATGAGACGTTTGGTAACAAACTACTTGTGTGGCTACTCTGTGAGCTACTCCATTACTCCACTAAGTCAGTTCCAAATTGGGCAGCCGACTAATTAAGCTAGTTGCTATGTAATTCAGTATGTATGTCATATGTGTACATCGTGGTTAAAGTATGTATGTCTTTGCTCTCCTTTCTTTCATTACAGATATTTTTAATAACACACCTTATGAGATACTGCACAGAGCTTACGAAAAGTGGTGTGATGAGCTGAGTGTCTCTTCTGACAGCAACCGTGACCCTTAACTCTCTATCCATTCAGTTAAAAAGAGCATGTTTACGTTTTCACGGGaattatgtaataaaatgttctcagattttaaattttttaaattgttcatatatttggggggaaaaaaacggtTTGCTGTATTTTATGGCTACAGAGGTCGTATGCTGCCCCTCTTGTCTACAAATTTCAAAGGCTTGTAAAAACAGatcttattaaataaaaacaacagtttttttgttttttaataagtttgttttgtttatcatGTATGTATCGCACCAGCCAGCAAATAATGTAACAGCTAACTCCTCTCTTGTTATCACTGTGAAATATACTAAGTATacttcattaaatattttttattgtttactgaAAAGTGTGCGTGTAATAAGTGAAGGCAACTTCTCTCACATGACATTAAGTTAAATTAAGCGgtaaacacatttgcatatgCTAAGGTGTTAACACAGACCTGACACTGTGAAGACAAGACTACAtccacattcattttatttattctgcaaATATAAGAAGAGGTAACACATCATATTACTGACTGTAATAGATACTTCATACTTGCTTTGCTCATCAGTTGTGTTCACTTCATGTATTACTTCTGTGCACATGCAGAATTTGCAGAATTTGCTTGTTGCATAATTtacattattgttgttattaatgtGTGTGGACACACACCACTcacaaattttaatttgtaaagatCTGACTAAAAAACTTAAATTGAGCATTAAAGCCTGTATGTCAACAAAACCTTAATTTATCATAAGTATAGTTTGTTGGAACACTATTTTGACAAACCCaataagctgtttttaaaatgtgttatttgatACCATCTGGTCTTGTCTGTGGATTAGCTTCCTTGTGGGGGGGTGTCACTGATGGTGTTCTGGACCAGTGGTTCCCAGTCCTGGCCCTCAAGGCCCCCtgccctgtttgttttcataatatACATACCCACGCATTAGCTGGATGCgatgtgttcagtcaatcagagcTGGATTCCTCCACCCGTCATCTAAGGTgatatcttccagcttctgactgactgaacacacctaatcCAGGTAATGCTAGTGATTAATACAGGGGTAGTTGAAAACTGGGCAGCGATCCTTTAGGATCAGTGTTGGGAGTCCCTATTCTGGCCGACTGTCAATTCAGCCACGTCTTCGCCATGATTGTGGTTGCATGTTCTGAATTAGACAGATAGATACACGGTACTAATCCTGTACGAATTTACTCAAGCTCAaagtaaaatctattttttatattatttataatatacagatattttcaaatattttgagATACTGGATTTTGGATCATGAGTggtaatcatcaaaattaaacaaaaaaacaaaaaaatatgtaattttacatGTATTGAATCTACAATAAATGACAATTTCACAATTTCacctccattgctctgaaccattgacccttacagctctcatacatgtcctgcaccactctaacatacttctctactactccagacgtcctcatacaataccacagtcaataccctgtcatacgctttctctaaatctacaaagacacaatgcaactccctatgaccttctctgtacttctccatcagcatcctcaaagcaaatactgcatctgttgttctctttctaggcatgaaaccatactgctgctcacaaatgttcacctctgcccttagccgagcttccactactctttcccacaacttcattgtgtggctcatcagctttattcctctgtagctgccacaggtgtgcacatctcccttgttcttacaaatgggcaccagtacacttctcctccagtcctcagcatcctctcactctccaagatcttgttaaacaaactagtcaaaaactctactgcaaCCTCTCCTGGAAACTTCCATACCTCCaaaggtatgtcatcaggaccaactgcctttccactcttcatcctcttcaacgtcacTCCTCACCTCACTGAAGCCACGTCACATAAGTCAAAGTGTGAATGAGTGGTAAAGTCCCTGAGAAGGGACTTCAATTTGAGAAAGGTTTTGTTGTGTCAAGGTCTGTGGTAAAAGCCAACCATTGTCCCTTCTTAGTAATCTTACCTTCCAAGATTACTACTTAGGTTATTGTAGTAATGCTAGTTaattgtaatgttgtttttctttaaactgtatACTAAAATCATAAAGGAAATATGTTATGAATGTGttagaaattattaatttatttttctcataaaCCCCTGCAGTTTAAAGGAAAAGGCTTGttacagtgtatttttatttcaataatttctGTTCCTACAAGTCTACACTACTGTATATATGGATACTATACCAAATGTACtttatatgcacacaaacagactatGGTGCCCTTCTAAAccacacaaaatatataatacgTATTTAAACTCTATATTAACTATATTCTGTTAAATTCTCTGTGTAGataacaagcaaaaacaaaatttggtgTATTTGTTGTGCTTATTTTTCAGTGCCTGATCATACAATTCTGAATTTCATGCTACACtctaaaaaaaagtcttgttcTGATGACATGTGATGTGAGATGAgcattttctttacaaaatgGAACACACTAGATGCACATCTTcaactgttttatttgaaagagaattttgaaaaaaatcccaTATTATactaagtattttttttccactcattTTTGTGATCAGGtccacagttaaaaaaacaatgtacaaCGTAGTACAATATCAATATAAGTTTGATTTGCCATATAGAACACTCATGGACTAGCTTTACTTCTGTGTGTCTCATTTGACTTTATTCATCATAACTATTTAAAGTTGTGATGTCAAAAATCATGGgccattttaaattatatattccTCCATAGTGATACACAAGATGAGGtcttagtaaaataaaaaccaaacaaaataaataaatgatagcATCAAATATTAGTTGCAATAATAACGCCTCTATTTTAGCCAATGCCTGTATTATTATCTCTTCAGAACACATTGGGTGCATGGGGTAaacaatacaattattttaaacatgtttaaaaacaatttgttttaaaaaatgattcttttttatgtaaataccATTTCATGCCTTGTGCATTTTCTTATGATTAGATAATCAGAGTTTTAAACAGTCTTGAACTGGCTGAGTCAGTAATCAATTACTTTTATGTGTTATCTCTTGTATCATGGATGGTTCAAGCATATTTGggataaatatgaatatttctGAGCTTTGTGTCCTACTGTATATATGGCATGATTGCTAGATGCCAACTGAGTAAAATCACATTATATACAACTTTTAAACATTCAGCatcaaatgagcaaaaagaaaaactaaacaaacaaatttgaTCAAGGTAAAAATAACTTCTGAGTTCCTTCGTCCACTCATTCATACGTATTTTTTTAGTCACTTTAAAGTAGGTGGCTCACTGATGGGTGCTACAGATCGAAAGTGTCAGTGTGGCTCATGGCACTGGGCAATGCTAACAGCCATCCTCCTTATCCTCCATACTAGAGCTGGAGCTGTGGTGGCTGCTGACGTTGTTGGAGCCATCCGGAGACATCGAGGATAGCAGGGGATCGCTCGGGGAAATCGGCGACAGGGTGTCGTCCCTTACCAACTCCTTCATTTTACAGGTCCTGGAGTTTCCGTAGGAGTCCCCAGCGTCTGCAGAAATCTGGCCGAAGGTTATGGTGCCATTGTTGAGGTCCAGTGTGGTTGGAGGGGACATGTCAGGAGCCGAGCTATGCTGGTAGAGCTCTGAGTGGCAGTCGCCAAGGACAGGCTCCTGTTTAATAGCTCGGGCCATTAGCTCTGACGTGCAGATAGATGGGGATGAAACCACTGTAAGACCGTGTGCCCGGGCCTGGATCTCCAACTCCTGGAAGAATATACAATAATCAGTGATACAGACCCATTTCATCAATGATGTGTTAAGATGTGGGttacagaagacaccaagcaaaactgtttagcgcaatgatcccacgatggtggaacgagctaccaaactcgcagactctctcccaatattcaaaaaactgctgaaaacagaactctttcgcatctttctatgcacttaaatctctttaaaaaaaaaagatcctttctgctctttttcgcacttgcatctcgtgagctgtgaacacttttctgataggactttgctttgatgttttctcattgacttagatttttgcttgcctttcACCTCAATGTaagtagctttggataaaagcatctgataaatgactaaatgtaaatgtaaatgcaaatgtttgtgtcaCCACTGTAAGGTTGGTAAAACAGTAAAGtgtgtaaataattttacatgagAGAAACAGACTAGTTAATTACCCATTTGCTGACcttgttttaaattaagttaaaataacAGGCTTCTGCTTGTGCCAGCTTCATATGAAACATTCAAATATGTGAAATGAATTGATAATCTATGTAACACTTGGAAAGAAAGTGATTGTACTTCAATATGTAAACCCAAACGTCTGTGAAATGCTAACTTTAGTCActacaatttgtgtgtgtttgttgttttgaatctttttttttttgcaccctTGAAAAAAACCCACCTGTATACGAAGCATAAGATGGCGGTTTGTGTGCTCCAGCTTGCTCTGCCTGCACTCCATCTCCTTGGCTCTCTGCTGCTCCCTCTGTAGCTTCCTAATATAGTCCACTGAAGCCTTCAGAATGGTGCCCTTATTCCAGCGCATGTCTCTGGGGTATACATGAGACAAAGGGTTACAGTCAGAATCAGCTGACCAGCTGACCAAAACAGCAGGGAATTCTTCATGGCCCTCAGAGCAAATACGCCATTTCATTTTGGGGAGACTTAAATGCATGAAGAGGAGaatgtttaaagcaaaaatagaCAGATTTAATTTATGAAAAGGCAAATGCATTTACATACTCATGGACATCCAGATAATACTTACGGATCATTCGACTTGGGTATCAAAGTTCCCAGCTCTTTGATGCGGTCGTTGATATTGAATCTCCGTCTTCGTTCAACTACAAACCACAGGTCATAGAATAAATCAACATACTGAAATAGCAACCTCTATAAAAGCCTCAAGAGAACGGGCCACAGGATAAAAATCTGATTCTATAACTTACTTAAATTGTGGTTGtctttcttctgtctctctttagcAAGAGCACGCACTTCAGCCTCTGTGAAACATGGAGAAAAGCGACTCTTAGAACTTAAAGTAAAACGTACAGTTTTAACTAAATTAATAATTAGGCCCTAAGTctataaaacaaaagacatcaCTCATTAATGTTTTGCATTCTGTGCTGTATGCTGCAAAATAACAGCAGTCAAAAGTATTACATGTTCCTAAAATTACAGTagcaaataaaactaaaatcagatcatttagctttttagtttctataaATTTATTAATATTGTGTGCGATTTAGTCAAGCACAAAATACTttgtataaatacatacaaacactACAGTTTACAGAACATATTCTTTTTGttatctttttaatttcttcatttt
This genomic interval from Channa argus isolate prfri chromosome 5, Channa argus male v1.0, whole genome shotgun sequence contains the following:
- the mitfa gene encoding melanocyte inducing transcription factor a isoform X4 is translated as MLEMLEYSHYQVQSHLENPTKYHIQQTQRQQVRQYLSTALGGKAGGQCPSQPPEHGMPPGPGSSAPNSPMALLTLSSNCEKEMGLQMDDVIDDIISLESSYNEDVLGLMDPALQMNNTLPVSGNLMDVYGNQGLPLPGLAISNSCPPNIKREYTEAEVRALAKERQKKDNHNLIERRRRFNINDRIKELGTLIPKSNDPDMRWNKGTILKASVDYIRKLQREQQRAKEMECRQSKLEHTNRHLMLRIQELEIQARAHGLTVVSSPSICTSELMARAIKQEPVLGDCHSELYQHSSAPDMSPPTTLDLNNGTITFGQISADAGDSYGNSRTCKMKELVRDDTLSPISPSDPLLSSMSPDGSNNVSSHHSSSSSMEDKEDGC
- the mitfa gene encoding melanocyte inducing transcription factor a isoform X2 → MDPCALLEKVQSHLENPTKYHIQQTQRQQVRQYLSTALGGKAGGQCPSQPPEHGMPPGPGSSAPNSPMALLTLSSNCEKEMGLQMDDVIDDIISLESSYNEDVLGLMDPALQMNNTLPVSGNLMDVYGNQGLPLPGLAISNSCPPNIKREYTAPGMKQVLDKPGSCGQYENYQRPEGFPVEAEVRALAKERQKKDNHNLIERRRRFNINDRIKELGTLIPKSNDPDMRWNKGTILKASVDYIRKLQREQQRAKEMECRQSKLEHTNRHLMLRIQELEIQARAHGLTVVSSPSICTSELMARAIKQEPVLGDCHSELYQHSSAPDMSPPTTLDLNNGTITFGQISADAGDSYGNSRTCKMKELVRDDTLSPISPSDPLLSSMSPDGSNNVSSHHSSSSSMEDKEDGC
- the mitfa gene encoding melanocyte inducing transcription factor a isoform X1 encodes the protein MLEMLEYSHYQVQSHLENPTKYHIQQTQRQQVRQYLSTALGGKAGGQCPSQPPEHGMPPGPGSSAPNSPMALLTLSSNCEKEMGLQMDDVIDDIISLESSYNEDVLGLMDPALQMNNTLPVSGNLMDVYGNQGLPLPGLAISNSCPPNIKREYTAPGMKQVLDKPGSCGQYENYQRPEGFPVEAEVRALAKERQKKDNHNLIERRRRFNINDRIKELGTLIPKSNDPDMRWNKGTILKASVDYIRKLQREQQRAKEMECRQSKLEHTNRHLMLRIQELEIQARAHGLTVVSSPSICTSELMARAIKQEPVLGDCHSELYQHSSAPDMSPPTTLDLNNGTITFGQISADAGDSYGNSRTCKMKELVRDDTLSPISPSDPLLSSMSPDGSNNVSSHHSSSSSMEDKEDGC
- the mitfa gene encoding melanocyte inducing transcription factor a isoform X3, whose protein sequence is MEVLKVQSHLENPTKYHIQQTQRQQVRQYLSTALGGKAGGQCPSQPPEHGMPPGPGSSAPNSPMALLTLSSNCEKEMGLQMDDVIDDIISLESSYNEDVLGLMDPALQMNNTLPVSGNLMDVYGNQGLPLPGLAISNSCPPNIKREYTAPGMKQVLDKPGSCGQYENYQRPEGFPVEAEVRALAKERQKKDNHNLIERRRRFNINDRIKELGTLIPKSNDPDMRWNKGTILKASVDYIRKLQREQQRAKEMECRQSKLEHTNRHLMLRIQELEIQARAHGLTVVSSPSICTSELMARAIKQEPVLGDCHSELYQHSSAPDMSPPTTLDLNNGTITFGQISADAGDSYGNSRTCKMKELVRDDTLSPISPSDPLLSSMSPDGSNNVSSHHSSSSSMEDKEDGC
- the eevs gene encoding 2-epi-5-epi-valiolone synthase, yielding MAKVHLRGNHSKEKKTEFSLVRVKSTWKRKVAKKVNNDTVDCVSAAKIYEIITVKDTSWTVVSPIVFTYKVTETRDLLDPNNDTLLLGHITDPQQLEEIKNSNKPLKRFIVVDQEVYKIYGPKLTEYFESNNVLCKVLALPTTEENKSMEVALTILEEVNNFSLDRRTEPIIAIGGGVCLDIVGLAASLYRRRTPYIRVPTTLLSYIDASVGAKTGVNFANCKNKLGAYIPPTAVFLDLSFIQTLPRRHICNGLAEMLKMALMKHRGLFELLENYGRMLLDTKFQDDKGVYGQSGLQASQATRIAITTMLEELAPNLWEDDLNRLVDFGHLISPALEMKVLPSLLHGEAVNIDMCYMVYVSQESGLLTEEEKQRIVSCMVGLELPVWHEGCTMELIQKSMQDRLKHSGGLVRMPLPVGLGKADIFNNTPYEILHRAYEKWCDELSVSSDSNRDP